Below is a genomic region from Medicago truncatula cultivar Jemalong A17 chromosome 3, MtrunA17r5.0-ANR, whole genome shotgun sequence.
TGGAATGTGAGCcatatatacatttttctttgtgTGAAATTGTTCAATAGATCACTCATTGTGAGATAAAGAGAgtaaagtaatttatttttacaagaaTGGTATATATTATAAGACAGATGAACAATTGATAAAATGCATGAATACTCTATTCAACAAGTCATTACATTGTTCCTTTTCAATATATATGGTAtacacattaaaataaaatacatggtaaaaaataactttgcatatatACACATACACGTGGACCCGGATCCTCTACGGTCGTGTTGCGTAGACACGCATAGTATACGCatgtatataaatatcatattgaTCACTGGTAGTGGGGGAGTGAAATTCAAGCTTTTCTAATGGAAAAAGgttagtctttttttttctttcttttctttcaattaagtTTGTGTGAATTTGAGTCTCTTATTTCAACTTATTGAGATGATGCATGTTTTCCATTTCTTGTTTATCAGAAAAAATGCAGGGCATCCCAAAGAGAATGACTGCTACAGAGATGTTGCAAACAAAAGAGGAACCGGGGTCTAAGAAATCAAACATGGTTAGACCCTTCTCTAATGGATCGTCATCAGCATTTCGACCATGGCAACCCTCTTGGATGAGCATCGGCCTTGGTAAACAAGAGGCCAGTAGAAGTGGAGTAAAAGCAACTCCACAAGCCAACACAACTAATAACATGAGTGGTGGTAGTGCATCTGCAAATGTTGGTGTTGGTGATCAAGCAACACAAAATTTGGATCCAAAGAGGCTCAAACGGTATACTTGTGTAACTTATATTTGTGAGCAACAAAAAAATCAGTTGGCAAGTTAAAAATATGGAGGATcgaaattttttattcttaaggCTAAAAGTGTGATGGGAATAATATTTggtttttattacattttttttaagacctGGAAAAAAAATACGATAATGCAAATTGGTTCTATTTAGGCTTTATCATGGTCAATTgtgattttaataataaatttaataaatattgtaattgttttcatcttatttttaattaaaaattaaataaatctatcTGTTGGTTTAAGTTTCATGTTATTAGATTTATCATCTATGAATGTGATACGCTAACTAATATAGTTGATTTTATTCTAATCAAATCTAAATcagtgaaaaaattcaaacaaatcaGTTGTTTATTTCCTACACATAATcgatataatatattttagattttcATCTTTTGTCTTCTCTTGTTCTTAGGATCGAAGCAAATCGAGTTTCTTCGCATAAATCGAGATTGAAAAAACTCGATTATATTGCAGATTTggaagaaatggaaaaaaatttgCAGGTATCATTATTTATCGTATCACGAAGATTATAATTTATGCATTTTGTCCTATTAATATATGTTCATGTGtctcgaagagacttaaattaTCCCCAATCGCAAAAGCATATGGTCTTTAGATGAGAAtcaaacaacacaaattctaaTGTCaccaaattgaaattgaaatactCTTCATGTAATTTGTGTTGTTTGATCTTCATCAATTGCTCTAGATGTAGAGCGGCCGGTTACGACTTCAAAGAATTTCAATTTGTCGattatttgtattaatttgATGTAGATAAATATACTACGATCTTGCTGATTTGAACCATTCGATCGTAATCGATCTATTCATGTATCAACTTATAACTTGCAATTTAATTGAAAGATTGACATGCGAGCCATTTGATCTTGAtctgattgttcaaatatcataacTCCACTAATTGTTTGAACCTAAACAACAAAGGATCCATATTCCCACCAtatctatccaaaaaaaaatatacttgttgagatgattttgagattttttgtaCATGCAGGCTAAGTTATCTTTCCTTCGCCCACAAGTTGAAGCCTATGAAAATCAACAGCGGTTGTTGAATCTTGAACGTCACCAATTAAGACTTCAAATTGCtgtaagagaaaaagaaaggataCTTCAAGAAGGTGATATTACTCATTTGTCTTTATTTATATCTAGCATTTATTATCGTGTCTCTACCATTTATTTCACATGAGTATGTTTATTTTCAGTGGAGATTGAGAATAAGAGAGCTGAGGTGAATAGGCTGAGGGAGCTTGAGAAGAAACTTGTTGCTGAAGCACAAAATAAGAGGTATGTTGAAATGCTTACTAGTATTTATAACaatatttttgtactaaataaTTAGTCATATGCCTAAATTgttgtttaaaaattcataattagggtttgtgtattaaaaataatatatcatacatgataaaaataatgtgcCCCTTTGTGTTTGTATGTAATTTCATAATCTGTGTGtgttgtataaaataaaaagtgagagAACATAGATGTcttaaaatttgtatttaaacAACACAACTCAAATATAATTATGTGTGCGCTCGCGCATGTGTGTTTATATACATGTATAATCTTTGTTGATatccttaaaagaaaaaacaaatttgttgaTAGTATACCGATATATGTTGAGGTTGTGGCATGTGGGTAGGGGTTGAGAGCCCCTGCTTTTCAGATCTGAATTTCCTAATGTTAGAATAGGACGCTGTAACAGATCAAAACCTTCAGATCTTAAGTGAGTGGCCGATATTGTTTACAATGATTTTATAACTGCCTTAATTTGAACTGTTTGATCTATAATAAACGACAAAGATGCAAAACAACTTGAAAATTGTGCGCTTTATTATAACAGGCAATCTCCTTTCCTGCTTCCCTTCTCCTTAGTGATTTTCTGCCCCGTACCTATTTACATATTCATATTGACATTCATTTAACATAGTAGGCAACCATAACATttgtttatgtgtgtgtgtgtatatatatatatatataacacctATTTTTAACTATATTTTGCTAATTTCTTTAACCAGATCAAATTGGAGAAGAAGCATCAAGGATAATGCAAACTGATACAAGTATATGAAGTCTGAGTCAACAGAATATGAAGTTCGAGTCAACAGAATATGAATAATTGAATgttataaacttttattttaatttcctgTTAAATTATCGCTTGTTGCTACATAGTGGCGCTTAAGGACGGTTTTATTACAAATTTAGATAACAAAACTCAAAGTTAGCTTTTATATGTTTGGAATATATATTTGTGCATCTTATATTTATCGagtcaaacaaaaatcatatggTTGGATTATAGTTGACCTGTGATTATTGTGGAAATTCCATAATGCTCACATCTTTTTGGGGGAGGATACATATGTGTTGCAAGTGGTGGTGGATATGGTTAAAATCACCTATTGGAagtgagttttaaaaaaaaaaacatcatggTTACACTTGTTCCTTATATGATTGTGATCATGAACCCATTTGGCGATTGCATTGATAATGATATGTGGTGGA
It encodes:
- the LOC112420191 gene encoding basic leucine zipper 34-like, which translates into the protein MTATEMLQTKEEPGSKKSNMVRPFSNGSSSAFRPWQPSWMSIGLGKQEASRSGVKATPQANTTNNMSGGSASANVGVGDQATQNLDPKRLKRIEANRVSSHKSRLKKLDYIADLEEMEKNLQAKLSFLRPQVEAYENQQRLLNLERHQLRLQIAVREKERILQEVEIENKRAEVNRLRELEKKLVAEAQNKRSNWRRSIKDNAN